In a genomic window of Zonotrichia albicollis isolate bZonAlb1 chromosome 7, bZonAlb1.hap1, whole genome shotgun sequence:
- the LRRC18 gene encoding leucine-rich repeat-containing protein 18: MPKGKGKGPQGKRISLKAAKNSMRVLFNGRRRLELSKMGIAVFPKVLLQLADVEEIDLSRNMIRKIPNIIEKFQNLIWLDLHSNQIDELPPEIGTLRNLTFLNLCNNKLTTKGLPEELTHLKNLRTLNLGLNCLESIPTTLGALKELIELGLFDNSLTIIPKSVKKLPKMERMNVKRNPLPEFAEEEEPIDTIKRLESLYLVEKKDLCESCLLTCQGERDELHKLENMTPVPPEKPNFTSLTTPNSTAIDNQEEWRIKEDNPSNTPEEDNPSNSPRNSTDLEAP, from the coding sequence ATGcccaagggaaaaggaaaaggtccACAAGGGAAAAGGATCTCCTTGAAAGCGGCCAAAAATTCAATGCGAGTACTTTTTAATGGAAGGCGCCGACTTGAGCTAAGCAAAATGGGCATTGCTGTCTTCCCCAAGGTCCTTCTGCAGCTGGCTGATGTGGAGGAAATTGATTTGAGCAGAAACATGATAAGAAAGATTCCAAACATCATTGAGAAGTTCCAGAATCTGATATGGCTGGACCTGCATAGTAACCAGATTGATGAGCTGCCCCCAGAGATAGGCACACTTCGCAACCTTACTTTCCTGAATTTATGCAACAACAAGCTGACCACAAAAGGTCTGCCAGAAGAGCTGACCCATCTCAAGAACCTGCGTACTCTCAACCTTGGCTTAAACTGTCTTGAGAGTATTCCCACCACTCTTGGGGCCCTGAAGGAACTTATTGAGCTAGGTCTTTTTGACAACTCCTTGACCATCATCCCGAAAAGTGTGAAAAAGCTCCCCAAGATGGAGAGAATGAATGTAAAAAGGAACCCTTTACCAGAATTtgcagaggaagaggagccaATTGACACCATTAAACGTTTAGAATCACTGTACTTAGTAGAAAAGAAAGACCTGTGTGAGTCCTGCCTGCTGACCTGCCAGGGTGAGAGGGACGAGCTGCACAAGTTAGAGAACATGACACCCGTCCCCCCAGAGAAGCCAAATTTCACTTCACTCACCACACCCAATTCTACTGCAATAGATAACCAAGAAGAATGGAGAATAAAAGAAGACAATCCTTCAAATACACCAGAAGAAGACAATCCTTCAAATTCACCAAGGAACTCTACAGACCTTGAAGCTCCATGA